AATTTGGTAAAACTTCTGTAGAAGATATATATTCAGCAGGAGATTGTGCGACTATTAAAAATATAGTAACTGGTCAAGATACATATGTACCACTTGCTACAGGAGCTAATAAATTAGGAAGAATAGTTGGAGAAAATTTAGCGGGGGCGAATAATTCATTCCAAGGTTCATTAGGATCAAGTTGTTTAAAGGTTATGGATATGGAAGCTGGTTCAACAGGTATAACTGAAAATCAAGCTAAAAAATTAGGCTTAGATGTGAAAGTTAAGTTTATATCTGATTTTAACCAAACTAATTACTACCCGGGTAGAGATCAAATATACGTAAAACTAGTATACGATGCTAAAACTAAAGTTTTATTAGGTGGGCAAGTTGCAGGATTTAAAGATGCAGTTCAAAGAACAAATGTAATTGCAGCAGCTATATTTGGCAAGCTTACAACAAATCAACTGGGGATGTTAGATTTATGTTATGCACCACCATTTGCTAGAACTTGGGATGTATTAAATGTAGCTGGGAATGTATGTAAATAATTAAATTTATTTTGGATATATTAGAGTGTAGGTTTTCTACACTCTTTTTTATTAGAATTAATCTTCGAACTTTAAGCTTAATTCTAATCTATCTTCTCCGATTAGTGTATTTTCAAATACACTAGTAGCATTTGAAATATAATTGTAAGGATTATCTAGAGAGGGACTAAAGTGAGTAAGTAATAATTTTTTTACATTTCCTAATCTAGCTAAGTTCGCGGCCTCTCTAAATGTCATATGACAGTTTTTACTTGCTTTAGATATATCCATATCATCTCCATACATACCCTCACAAACAAATAAATCACTATCTTTTATAAATTGAGGTATGGAAAATAATGGTCTTGTATCAGTTATATAACTTAGTTTTATTCCTTTTCTACTATCTCCTAATACCATAGATGGGTTATATTCTATTCCATTCATAGTCATACTTTTACCTGACTGTAGTTTTTGCCAGAGTATTGTTGGAACATTATTTGCAATAGCTTTATCTTTATTGAACTGAGATTGCCTTTTAAAATATATAGAATAGCCTATACATTCAGTTGAATGTTCTAGATCTAAGCATGAAATTTCGATATCTTTTAAAATATCATTGGTCAAGGAAAAAGGGCCATCAGGATCTTCTATAATATTTAGTTTATAAGGTAAGTACTCAACTAAAACTCTTACAGCGTTCATATAATCTATTATTCCTCTAGGTCCTACTATAGTTAGAT
Above is a genomic segment from Romboutsia lituseburensis containing:
- a CDS encoding ribonuclease Z; translated protein: MVDLVLLGCGGNMPTPTRYLSSLFINYRGRKILIDCGEGTQISMKMQNCGFKNIDLILITHLHGDHFNGIIGLLSTIGNSSRTEDLTIVGPRGIIDYMNAVRVLVEYLPYKLNIIEDPDGPFSLTNDILKDIEISCLDLEHSTECIGYSIYFKRQSQFNKDKAIANNVPTILWQKLQSGKSMTMNGIEYNPSMVLGDSRKGIKLSYITDTRPLFSIPQFIKDSDLFVCEGMYGDDMDISKASKNCHMTFREAANLARLGNVKKLLLTHFSPSLDNPYNYISNATSVFENTLIGEDRLELSLKFED